A stretch of Lathyrus oleraceus cultivar Zhongwan6 chromosome 6, CAAS_Psat_ZW6_1.0, whole genome shotgun sequence DNA encodes these proteins:
- the LOC127096849 gene encoding single-stranded DNA-binding protein, mitochondrial, with the protein MNSIAARLAKHLRLSSYAAVPRSAEMWYSTLTSETDVHQPSANKEELDDEFDDFLGGRPELQLQGVDPRRGWGFRGVHKAIICGKVGQTPVQKILRNGKNVTIFTVGTGGMYDQRIIGSKDLPKPAQWHRIAVHNDVLGAYAVQQLFKNSSVYVEGEIETRVYNDSINGEVKSIPEICVRRDGKLRLIKSGESVDKISLDELREGLF; encoded by the exons ATGAATTCAATAGCAGCAAGACTCGCCAAGCATCTGCGACTCTCTTCTTACG CTGCTGTGCCGAGAAGCGCGGAGATGTGGTACTCAACTTTGACATCTGAAACTGATGTTCATCAGCCTTCAGCAAACAAGGAAGAATTAGATGATGAGTTTGATGATTTTCTTGGTGGTAGACCGGAGTTACAGCTGCAAGGTGTTGATCCTAGAAGAGGTTGGGGATTTCGGGGTGTGCACAAG GCAATTATTTGTGGAAAAGTTGGCCAAACCCCTGTACAGAAGATATTGAGGAATGGGAAGAACGTAACCATCTTTACAGTTGGGACAGGGGGGATGTATGACCAAAGAATTATAGGATCAAAGGATTTGCCAAAACCTGCTCAGTGGCATCGCATTGCCGTGCATAATGACGTACTAGGAGCTTATGCGGTACAACAACTTTTTAAAAA TTCTTCAGTGTATGTTGAGGGTGAAATTGAGACTAGAGTTTACAATGATAGTATTAATGGTGAAGTTAAAAGCATTCCAGAGATATGCGTTCGCCGTGATG GGAAACTCCGCCTAATCAAAAGTGGAGAGAGCGTTGATAAAATTTCCTTAGACGAATTGC GAGAGGGATTGTTTTAG
- the LOC127096850 gene encoding probable protein phosphatase 2C 5, with amino-acid sequence MSKTELSRMKQPLVPLATLIGRELRNGKTEKPFVKYGQAGLAKKGEDYFLIKTDCQRVPGDSSTLFSVFAILDGHNGISAAIFAKENIINNVMSAIPQGISRDEWLQALPRALVVAFVKTDMEFQKKGETSGTTATFVIIDGWTVTVACVGDSRCILDTQGGIVSLLTVDHRLEENVEERERVTASGGEVGRLNIFGGNEVGPLRCWPGGLCLSRSIGDTDVGEYIVPIPHVKQVKLSNAGGRLIIASDGIWDTLSSDMAAKACRGVPAELAAKLVVKEALRSRGLKDDTTCLVVDIIPSDYPISPMTSTPRKKPNMLSSLLFGKKSQNSTNKGTNKLSAVGAVEELFEEGSAMLTERLGKDVSSNTNSGIYRCAVCLADQDQSSGNNGLSMNADHFIMPVSVSKPREGPFLCTICQKKKDAMEGKRS; translated from the exons ATGAGTAAGACTGAATTATCAAGGATGAAGCAACCACTTGTTCCGTTGGCGACTCTTATTGGCCGAGAGCTACGGAATGGTAAAACCGAGAAGCCTTTTGTGAAGTATGGTCAGGCTGGTTTGGCAAAGAAAGGAGAAGATTACTTTCTAATCAAGACAGATTGCCAGAGGGTTCCCGGGGATTCTTCAACGCTGTTTTCTGTCTTTGCG ATCCTTGATGGGCATAATGGTATATCCGCTGCTATTTTCGCAAAGGAAAACATAATAAACAATGTCATGAGTGCAATACCGCAAGGTATAAGCAGGGATGAATGGCTTCAAGCTTTGCCTCGGGCTCTAGTTGTTGCTTTTGTGAAAACCGACATGGAATTTCAGAAAAAAG GGGAAACTTCTGGCACGACAGCTACGTTTGTTATTATTGATGGATGGACTGTTACGGTTGCATGTGTTGGGGATTCTCGATGCATATTAGATACCCAGGGAGGCATTGTTTCTCTCTTGACAGTTGATCACAGATTGGAAGAAAACGTAGAAGAGAGGGAGCGTGTTACTGCCAGTGGTGGCGAAGTAGGAAGACTCAACATATTCGGAGGCAACGAG GTGGGGCCGCTTCGCTGCTGGCCTGGTGGATTGTGCCTTTCTAGATCAATTGGCGACACCGATGTGGGAGAGTATATCGTTCCAATACCACATGTTAAGCAAGTGAAG CTTTCAAATGCTGGTGGACGTCTTATCATAGCTTCTGATGGAATTTGGGATACTTTATCTTCTGATATGGCTGCCAAGGCGTGTCGGGGTGTACCTGCCGAACTTGCTGCAAAGCTTGTTGTTAAG GAAGCTCTTAGGTCAAGAGGGCTGAAGGATGATACAACCTGCCTTGTTGTAGATATTATTCCTTCGGACTATCCTATATCGCCGATGACATCAACTCCTAGAAAGAAACCTAACATGCTAAGTTCACTTCTCTTTGGAAAGAAATCTCAAAACTCTACAAACAAAGGAACCAATAAGCTTTCTGCAGTTGGTGCTGTAGAGGAGTTATTTGAAGAGGGTTCTGCAATGCTTACAGAGAG GCTAGGTAAGGATGTTTCTTCTAATACGAATTCTGGTATATACCGCTGTGCGGTTTGCCTGGCAGATCAAGATCAATCCTCTGGCAATAATGGTTTATCAATGAACGCGGATCATTTTATCATGCCGGTATCGGTATCTAAACCACGGGAAGGTCCATTCCTCTGCACAATCTGTCAGAAGAAGAAAGACGCAATGGAAGGAAAAAGGTCCTAA